The following nucleotide sequence is from Deinococcus multiflagellatus.
CTCTGGAAGTCCTCCGAAGCCCTGCCGAATGCAGCGAATTTCTTGGAATTGGTCGGAGACGGCACTCGCTGTGTTCTCAACTGTGCATACCGGAAGTTGAAGGGCGCTCCACTGAAAAGTTGCCTCTCTCAGCACGCGCCCAAACCGGCGTGAGAAGTCCGTCATCGGCTTTGAGTGGTGCACCTGCCGTTCCTGAGACGTGAAAACGGCACCCAAAAGGGTGCCGCCGCATGAAAACCTGACCCGGTGTCAGGCCTCACCAGTGTACTGGCACTGGGGAGGTTGACCTCTGCCACTTGGCGGCTGTGCTTGAGCGTCAGTGCGGAGGCTGAACGTAAACAGATGGTGACAGGTCGGAGACTGCAGGGACAGGCAAGCCCACTAAGTGGTGAATGTAGCACCAGGCCAACGTGCACTTCAGTCCGGGGACCGGAGAGAAGTCTGTGCTCACGTATCCCTCGGTGTCGGTCCTTCGGTGAGGTGCTGCCTGAATGTCTGTAAGGGCTGGATTTCAATCACTTCAGAGGCAGGGACAAGGTGAAAGTCGCCCCCTGTCCTAGGCTGGACCGGACCGTCAGATCACCGCCCAGTGCGCGCGCCAAGCCGCGGGCCACCGTGAGCCCAACTCCACTGCCTTCCCCGCGCGTCCGGGCTGTATTCGCCCGGAAGAAGCGCTCGAACACCCGGTCGAGATGTTCCGGCGAAATGCCTGTGCCGGTGTCCTGCACGGTGACGTAGATAACCTCTCCCTCTGTCTTGCTCGTGACGCGCACCTGTCCTCCGGGAGCCGTGTGTCGCAGCGCGTTGCTCAGCACGTTTGCCAGAATTTGACCGGCGCGCTCCGGATCGGTCCAGGCCTCCAGTGTGGTGGGCAACGGCGGCACCACCAGGTCTACACCCTTGTCCTCGAAAGGGGGCGCAAACCGTTGCTGGGCGTGTGCCAGCAACTCGGCGACAGAGGTGCGCTGCGGGTGCACCTCCACCTGACCCGCTTCAACCCGGCTGACGAGGCTCAGGTCACTCACCAACCGCTCCATGCTGGCCAGCTCCCGGTGGATGGCGGTCATGGCACTGCCGTGGCTCATCACGCCGTCCTGCGCCGCCTCCACGTACCCGCGTACCGCTGCCACTGGCGCACGCAACTCGTGTGCCACGTTGCCAATCAGGTCCACACGGGTCTGCTCCACCTGCGCCAGGGTGCCGGCCATGACATTGAAGCTGTGCGCAAGATCCGCGAGCTCATCCTGACCGGATTCCGGGAGGCGCCGGGCGTACTCCCCACTGGCAATGGCGGCGCTGCCCGCCTGGAGGGTCCGCACGGACGCCGTGACGCGCCGCGCGGCGACCCAGGCGGTCCCGGTGGCCACCAGAAGGGCCAGTGGCAAGGCCGTGAGCAGCGCGCGCGTGAGGGTGGCGCGCATGCCGCTGCTGAGGTCGGCGCGCATCCCCGCGCCGCTGGCCCCCATCTGCCGGACCATTTCCTCCACGTGGTGCTGAATGAAGGGGTGCGCGGCCAGTTCCGCCGCCACGATCAGAACCACGGCCATCAGCGTCATCACGGCGAGGTGATTGAGCAGCAGACGGGGAAACAGGCGCATGGCCGCCACGCTACTCCACGCCTTCACCGCTGTCGATCACTCAGGCGAGAGAGCTTTACACGAGCTTTACACGGGCGCTCTAGGGTACAGGGTATGAGACCACGTCTTAAGACTGTCCTGGTGCCCCTCAGCGTGACTGCCCTGGTCGTGACAGGCCTCGCTTTCGCCCAGTCCATGCCGGGTATGGACCACAGCAGCATGCCCGGTATGTCAGGTTCCTCCGCCAGCATGCCGATGGCCAAGACGGATCTGAGTGGCCTGGCCAAACTTCAGGGCAAGGCGTTTGACCGCGCGTTCCTCAGCATGATGGTGCCGCACCACCAGATGGCGGTGGACATGGCGCGCGCCGTGCTGCCCCTCAGCAAGGACGCCACGGTCAAGACCTGGGCCAACGCCGTGATCAAGGACCAGAACCGTGAGATCACGCAGATGAACACCATGCTCAAAGGCATGGGAGGCGTGAACACGGCTATGGCGGGCGAGATGAAAAACAGCATGAAAGGCATGGGCGACATGGTGAAGAAGGCCAAGAACCCGGACGTCGCCTTCGTGCAGGGCATGCTACCCCACCACGCGTCCGCAATCGAGATGGCCAATCTCGCCTTGCAGCAGGGTCAGGACGCCCGCGTGCTAAGCCTGTCCAGAGCCATCATCACGGCGCAGGCGAAGGAAATGCTCGACTACCGCACCTGGCTCAAGAAGCGCGGCCTGTAGAAACAGTTGTTGTCAGGGTCCCGGGCGAAACTGTCTGGGACCCTGTGTTGTTCAGAGGTCTTCCCATGAGCAGCAGAGGGGGATGAAAAGATGACTTTCCAGACCCACGTCATGGGACTGGACATTCAACAGCTCACAGCTGCTCGGCTGACGCCTCGTCTCTGCTGTCGACTGGCGCAGGCCTGCCCCAACTCTTGTGCGCGGCACAGAATCTGCTGATCAAACGATTCCGCTCTTGTCCTGCATCCGCTTGAATTCCGCTTGCCCGTGCACATGTTGGGAAAGGCCCACACCACCAAACTTATGGGCAGATCAGGACTGGGCCTCGTGGCGACTTGAGCACCTGCTGCACGACCCGGCTCACCGTCAACCCGAACAGATGGCCGCCGCCCGCACCTCCCATCACCAACAGCTGATCCGCGGCAGTGACACCCGCCAGCACCTGACCCGTGTCGCCCTGTTCGTAGCGGCTCTCCCGCTCGGCAATGCCCTGCGCCAGTAACTCCTGGCGGGCAATCAGCACGTCATGGTCATCGATGTCGCGCCCCTCTGCCACAACCAGAAGATCGACCGGGCGCTGCCAGGCCTGGGCCAACCGCGCCGCATGCCTGACCGCGTGAAACGCTTTGCGCTGGCCATGGAACGCCACGGTCAGGCCGGTCGGGACCTGATCTGTTTCCTGAGCGAGCCAGATCGGCCGCGTGGCATGCCGGATCACCCGGTCCAGAGTGGAGAAGCCAAACGTCCGGAGGGCCCTTGGGAACCAGGCGACCATCACCATATCCACGCGTGGCATCAGGTGGCCCAGTGCCTGGGACCGGGAGCCGGAGGCGCGGAACGATTCGTAAGGAACCCGCGCTTGCTGAGAGCGCTGTGCAAAGCTGTCCAGAACAGGTGGCGCGGCTTCAGGCGAGAGGGTACTCACGCCCAACAGCTGTCCCCCGGAGAGCTGGGCCAGTTCGATGGCCTGGTCAACCACCCATGATGGGCCGATCCGCCCGTCAAGGGGCACCAGATAAGAGAGACGGGAGGGGTCGGTAGGAAACCGCATACAACGAACTGTACCGGGTCTCTCAGGGAAGCAGGGCACCCAGACCGTGAGCGGACCTCCGTACCCTTGCACTCCAGAACGTCTCCACCTGTCACCTCCGCCAGGCATCAGGTCCGTAGGACCTTGATCTGCATTCCAAACTGCTGATGGTTGACGGCTGCCCGGCCATGACTGGAGCAGACACCATGAGCTGCTGTAGGGCCGGACTCGCGCTCACCAGTTTGAAGGATAAGCCAGTCCTCAGACGCGTCGGGTTGCAAGTGGCCCGATTTGCGCGGGAGTTGCGCGCCTCGTGCTGTAGAGCGGGCGTCCGGATGTGGATGTGGCCTTCCCAAAACCTTCTTGCGGCCCAGCTCGCAGCACCCCGCCGGGACTGATCGCCACTCCACCGTGATTCGCCACACTTCCGCCCTCAGATTGATTGTTCCGCCCATGACCGCCAGGGTGCTTGCCTCACCGCTGCCCAGCGCGTCCAAGCCATCTCAAGGCCACCCCATCCCGGGTCAAATGTCTGACGAGTCACCTGCTTGGCGCCCGCCTGGCTGACGTGCAGGCAGGAAAGTGTCCTCACTTCGGGTCGTGACCAGGGCAAGCGTGTCGACCGGCGCCCGGATGCCTGATTGACTGAGCGCGGTCCACACTGCCAGGATCGCTTCGCCCTTGAGCTGCACAAAGGCCTGACGCTTGGCCGCCAGGCGCGTCCAGAAGTAAAAGCGCACCCGGAACTTCCCCACCAGCGGCTCGACGATGGCCGCGTATGGCGCAGGCTCATCGACCACTTCAGCTAACTGCGTCAGTGCTTCGATCCCCAGACGCTGCACCTGAAGCAGATCATCTCCATCTCCTATCTCGAACTCAAAATCGCCGCGCAACATGCGGTTGCGCGTGGCATTGAACACCGGCTCCTTGAACACCTGCGCATTGGGCACAAAGGCGTCCCGACCATCGAAGGTCCGCAACTGGGTGTACCGCAGGTCGATCCGCAGCACCGTCCCTTCCACGCCGCCCACCTGCACAATGTCTCCAACCGTGAACGGCCGGGAGGCAGCCAGGAACAGGCCCGCGAGCAGGTTCTCGCCGATATCCCGGAAGGCGAAGCCCAGCACCGCGACGGTCAGTCCCGCACCCGCCACAACCGTCGCCACTTCGTCCTGCCACCCCAGCAGGCGAATGATGACGGCGACTCCAGCCACAAACACGGTGTACGAGAGCAGCCGCGCGACGAAGGAGGCCAGCAGCCGGTCCCGGACCACCCGGCGCAGGACCCAGCGCATGCCCTGGAAGGTCCAGCGCGACAACAGGTACGTGATCACGAGAATCACGACCGACAACGCGGCCAGCGGCAGTCTGCGCCCCAACCACCCCAGGGCACCTATGAACTCTTGCAGGGCGGTCTCGACGCTCACCCCGGCACCTTACCTTGAGTCGTCGTGTCCGTGGCTGGGCCCAACGCACCGGACCGGGCCCCGACGACATCTGCCGGATTGGCAGCGGTCATCTTCAAGCTGATGGGGTCGTGACATCCACCAGACCGATCTTCATGACAGGCCCGACAGTTCAGCCGCCCAGTGCTCGGCTTGAACGGCTGAACCACTGGGCCCCTCACTGCCAATCTTGTAAAGCTCTCCCACTCAGAGAGGGACGCTGACGCCCTCTCTGGTCAACACGGTGCCTCCGCTCAGCACGGTGATGTTGGCAGTAGCCCGTCTGGACGTCATGGCCCTGAACGGAACTCGCTCAGGCGGGAGTCAGGAGACGCCTCCCGCGTGTGATGTGATCACTGGACTCAGAACTGCTGCCTTCCTGGCCAGGCGGCGAACTCACCATCACATAGCCGTGTCCCCGCACCGTGCGCACCATGTCGCCACCTCCTGCGGCACGCAACTTCCTGCGGACGTTGGTGAGGTGAACATCAAGGGCCGTACTGGATGCTGGACGCTGCCCCTGCCACAGTCTCGCCATCAGGTTCGCCCGGGAGACGGCGTGACCCGCCGCTTGGGTCAGCAGGCGCAGCATCTCAAATTCTGTGGGGGTCAGGCGCAACTGGGCGCCCCCGTATGACGCGAGGCCGGTGTCCAGCACCAGTGTCAGCTCGCCGCACAGCAGCACCGGGGGCAGACGGCGGCGCAACTGGGTTTCGAGGCGGGCCACAAGTTCCGTCAGGTGGTACGGTTTGACCAGGTAATCATCCGCGCCCATGCGGAGGAGCTCGACCTTCTCATCCACTGCGCTCCGCGCGCTCAGGACTAGAATCGGTACATCTGAAACCTTCCTCAATCGGGACACCACCAACCGCCCATCTGCATCGGGGAGCCCCAGGTCCAGGAGAATCAGGTCGGGACACTGTGTCCGCGCCTGAATGAGCCCTGTCATGGCAGTAGACGCGTGGGACACGGCGTACCCCTCATCCTGAAGGTCATAGGTCAATAAGGCGGCGATGTCAGCGTTGTCCTCGATGATCAGGATGCGCTTGGCCTGCATAACCATATGGTAGACCCCAGTGGAATTCTTTGGTCCAAGGTCAGTGCTCTGGACAGGGCACGGTCAGGCACGCGCGAATGGCACCGAGTCACATTTCAAGCAGGCCGCGTGCCGGCGGCAAGCCTCTGCTGCGTCAATCTGACAGGTCCGCCGTTATCATCGCCGCAGAACCGTCAGGCGGAATCCTGAGCATCCTCAGGCATGACTTTTGTCTTGATTGAACCGCATCTGAGAAACATCGCCGGGGGTATTTCGCAAAACCGCGTAACAGCAGGCCAATCATGATCTTGTAGGCAAGGTTTGCTCTGACTGTGCCTGAGGTCCATCATCACTGGCCACCCGCCAGAATGCCCAGGACCAAGCGAAGGTCAGCTCCATCCCACGGTGCATCAGCACCATTAGTCCATGCCTCTGGGTGCCCTGCCGGTTGTCCCGGGCCGCTTTCTACAGAGGACATCCTGGCGCATTCCACACACTTCATTCGTGGAAAGACGTTCGGCAAATACCCCACAGAAGCGCCGCGCCTGCGCGATGCCGAATGCCGGCCTCACGCCCTTTGATCGCTCTGACGAGGACCTGCCGTTTTCGTCATCCCCACGGGAACCTAAACAGGCCGTAGAGGCTATTTCACTCGGCATCAGTCAGGTGGTTCGGATGCGGTACAGAATCATCGTTGGACCACCTCCGACGGATCAGCCGCTCTTCCTTCCCTGGCAACGAACGCGCCAGCACGAGATTAGGCCGCACTTTGGACCCACATTCTCCTGGAGGCGTCCATTTCAAGGTGGCGCTGGGCCATTGGAGAACACTGACAACGCTGCTGAGCATGAGTCTGCCGTTTTCCCGCTGGCGTCTTGCCTGCGGTTCAATGAATCAGAAGCCTGCTCTCCCACTCTGTACCACTCTGATCACGTGAGCTGGAATCAATCCGCTATACGGGGATTTTACCGACCTCGAGCACACTCTGCTCAGGTCAAGGCAAGGTGCCTGACCCCACACCAAGGAGACCTCTGCTGATGAACAAGAACACCCGTACCGTCCTGCTTGCCCTCGCCACCACCGCCGCCGTCGCCGTTCCCCTGGTCGGCTACGCCTTCGCGCAGAATGCCCCAGTGGCCCCGGTCACGGCCACCCAGTCCGGGGAGAAGCGTGGGACGGAAGAAACCGAAGCAGCCGAGACGAGCGTCAAAAGTAGCATTCAACTTCCCGCTGAGCAGCCGGGCACAGAAATTCCGGACGCTCAGGAAGACGCGCAGGTGCGTGCCCTCGCCAAGATCACCCCGCAACAGGCCACTCAGGCCGCCCAGGCTGCTGTCCCCGGCGCCGCGAGCAGCGTGAAACTGGAAGACGAGGACGGAAGCCTGGTGTACGCCGTGGTGATTGGACAGACCGAGGTGATGGTGGACGCCGGGAACGGTCAGGTGCTGCACCAGGAGGCGGAGGACGGGGAGGCTGAAACCGGAGCTGACGAGCAGGAAGGCAGTGAGCAGGCCGAAACCAACCGCTAATTCCCTCACGCTGACAAGAAACACTGACTTCGACACCGCTTGACGCGCGGGCACCTCTCCAGGGTGCCCGGCTTCTCTTGCTGTGACGGTATA
It contains:
- a CDS encoding mechanosensitive ion channel family protein, yielding MSVETALQEFIGALGWLGRRLPLAALSVVILVITYLLSRWTFQGMRWVLRRVVRDRLLASFVARLLSYTVFVAGVAVIIRLLGWQDEVATVVAGAGLTVAVLGFAFRDIGENLLAGLFLAASRPFTVGDIVQVGGVEGTVLRIDLRYTQLRTFDGRDAFVPNAQVFKEPVFNATRNRMLRGDFEFEIGDGDDLLQVQRLGIEALTQLAEVVDEPAPYAAIVEPLVGKFRVRFYFWTRLAAKRQAFVQLKGEAILAVWTALSQSGIRAPVDTLALVTTRSEDTFLPARQPGGRQAGDSSDI
- a CDS encoding universal stress protein, which encodes MRFPTDPSRLSYLVPLDGRIGPSWVVDQAIELAQLSGGQLLGVSTLSPEAAPPVLDSFAQRSQQARVPYESFRASGSRSQALGHLMPRVDMVMVAWFPRALRTFGFSTLDRVIRHATRPIWLAQETDQVPTGLTVAFHGQRKAFHAVRHAARLAQAWQRPVDLLVVAEGRDIDDHDVLIARQELLAQGIAERESRYEQGDTGQVLAGVTAADQLLVMGGAGGGHLFGLTVSRVVQQVLKSPRGPVLICP
- a CDS encoding PepSY domain-containing protein gives rise to the protein MNKNTRTVLLALATTAAVAVPLVGYAFAQNAPVAPVTATQSGEKRGTEETEAAETSVKSSIQLPAEQPGTEIPDAQEDAQVRALAKITPQQATQAAQAAVPGAASSVKLEDEDGSLVYAVVIGQTEVMVDAGNGQVLHQEAEDGEAETGADEQEGSEQAETNR
- a CDS encoding sensor histidine kinase — translated: MRLFPRLLLNHLAVMTLMAVVLIVAAELAAHPFIQHHVEEMVRQMGASGAGMRADLSSGMRATLTRALLTALPLALLVATGTAWVAARRVTASVRTLQAGSAAIASGEYARRLPESGQDELADLAHSFNVMAGTLAQVEQTRVDLIGNVAHELRAPVAAVRGYVEAAQDGVMSHGSAMTAIHRELASMERLVSDLSLVSRVEAGQVEVHPQRTSVAELLAHAQQRFAPPFEDKGVDLVVPPLPTTLEAWTDPERAGQILANVLSNALRHTAPGGQVRVTSKTEGEVIYVTVQDTGTGISPEHLDRVFERFFRANTARTRGEGSGVGLTVARGLARALGGDLTVRSSLGQGATFTLSLPLK
- a CDS encoding response regulator transcription factor, which gives rise to MQAKRILIIEDNADIAALLTYDLQDEGYAVSHASTAMTGLIQARTQCPDLILLDLGLPDADGRLVVSRLRKVSDVPILVLSARSAVDEKVELLRMGADDYLVKPYHLTELVARLETQLRRRLPPVLLCGELTLVLDTGLASYGGAQLRLTPTEFEMLRLLTQAAGHAVSRANLMARLWQGQRPASSTALDVHLTNVRRKLRAAGGGDMVRTVRGHGYVMVSSPPGQEGSSSESSDHITRGRRLLTPA
- a CDS encoding DUF305 domain-containing protein; its protein translation is MPGMDHSSMPGMSGSSASMPMAKTDLSGLAKLQGKAFDRAFLSMMVPHHQMAVDMARAVLPLSKDATVKTWANAVIKDQNREITQMNTMLKGMGGVNTAMAGEMKNSMKGMGDMVKKAKNPDVAFVQGMLPHHASAIEMANLALQQGQDARVLSLSRAIITAQAKEMLDYRTWLKKRGL